A genomic stretch from Malus domestica chromosome 15, GDT2T_hap1 includes:
- the LOC103403995 gene encoding MADS-box protein AGL24-like isoform X2, translating to MKIKIKKIDYLPARQVTFSKRRRGIFKKAGELSILCESEVAVIIFSQTGKLFDFSSSSTKDVIARYNSHIGGEKSDQPTIHQLQLEKENNIRLRKELEDKSCKLRQMKGVDLEDLDLDELQKLEKLVEASLGRVIQTKGAELIEANNQLSHRMVMYPRGDIGPEAILELENLNNIGEESMTSESTTNVTTCSNSSLSLEDDCSDILSLKLGLP from the exons ATGAAGATCAAGATAAAAAAGATCGACTACTTGCCGGCAAGGCAGGTGACCTTCTCAAAGAGGAGAAGGGGGATTTTCAAGAAAGCTGGAGAGCTGTCGATTCTGTGTGAATCTGAAGTTGCTGTTATCATCTTTTCTCAAACTGGCAAGCTCTTTGATTTCTCAAGCTCCAG CACCAAGGATGTGATTGCAAGGTACAATTCACATATCGGTGGGGAAAAATCGGATCAACCCACGATTCATCAGCTACAG TTggagaaagaaaacaatatcAGGCTGAGGAAGGAACTTGAGGATAAGAGTTGCAAGTTGAG GCAGATGAAGGGTGTGGACCTTGAAGACTTGGATCTGGATGAACTACAGAAGTTAGAAAAATTGGTGGAAGCAAGCCTTGGCCGTGTGATTCAAACTAAG GGAGCTGAGCTGATAGAAGCTAACAACCAGCTAAGCCACAGG ATGGTGATGTATCCCAGAGGAGATATCGGACCGGAGGCCATCCTGGAGTTGGAAAACCTGAATAATATTGGAGAAGAAAGCATGACATCTGAATCAACCACAAATGTCACCACCTGCTCCAACAGCTCTCTTTCCCTTGAAGATGATTGCTCCgacatcttgtctctcaaactgGG TCTTCCGTAG
- the LOC103403995 gene encoding MADS-box protein AGL24-like isoform X1 — MKIKIKKIDYLPARQVTFSKRRRGIFKKAGELSILCESEVAVIIFSQTGKLFDFSSSSTKDVIARYNSHIGGEKSDQPTIHQLQLEKENNIRLRKELEDKSCKLRQMKGVDLEDLDLDELQKLEKLVEASLGRVIQTKEEKIMSEVMALEKKGAELIEANNQLSHRMVMYPRGDIGPEAILELENLNNIGEESMTSESTTNVTTCSNSSLSLEDDCSDILSLKLGLP, encoded by the exons ATGAAGATCAAGATAAAAAAGATCGACTACTTGCCGGCAAGGCAGGTGACCTTCTCAAAGAGGAGAAGGGGGATTTTCAAGAAAGCTGGAGAGCTGTCGATTCTGTGTGAATCTGAAGTTGCTGTTATCATCTTTTCTCAAACTGGCAAGCTCTTTGATTTCTCAAGCTCCAG CACCAAGGATGTGATTGCAAGGTACAATTCACATATCGGTGGGGAAAAATCGGATCAACCCACGATTCATCAGCTACAG TTggagaaagaaaacaatatcAGGCTGAGGAAGGAACTTGAGGATAAGAGTTGCAAGTTGAG GCAGATGAAGGGTGTGGACCTTGAAGACTTGGATCTGGATGAACTACAGAAGTTAGAAAAATTGGTGGAAGCAAGCCTTGGCCGTGTGATTCAAACTAAG GAAGAAAAGATTATGAGTGAGGTTATGGCACTTGAGAAAAAG GGAGCTGAGCTGATAGAAGCTAACAACCAGCTAAGCCACAGG ATGGTGATGTATCCCAGAGGAGATATCGGACCGGAGGCCATCCTGGAGTTGGAAAACCTGAATAATATTGGAGAAGAAAGCATGACATCTGAATCAACCACAAATGTCACCACCTGCTCCAACAGCTCTCTTTCCCTTGAAGATGATTGCTCCgacatcttgtctctcaaactgGG TCTTCCGTAG
- the LOC103403995 gene encoding MADS-box protein AGL24-like (The RefSeq protein has 2 substitutions compared to this genomic sequence), with product MKIKIKKIDYLPARQVTFSKRRRGIFKKAGELSILCESEVAVIIFSQTGKLFDFSSSRLWSSPPXNQDELVSFPFVDSHAIESDKLIMHVNRRTKDVIARYNSHIGGEKSDQPTIHQLQLEKENNIRLRKELEDKSCKLRQMKGVDLEDLDLDELQKLEKLVEASLGRVIQTKGAELIEANNQLSHRMVMYPRGDIGPEAILELENLNNIGEESXTSESTTNVTTCSNSSLSLEDDCSDILSLKLG from the exons ATGAAGATCAAGATAAAAAAGATCGACTACTTGCCGGCAAGGCAGGTGACCTTCTCAAAGAGGAGAAGGGGGATTTTCAAGAAAGCTGGAGAGCTGTCGATTCTGTGTGAATCTGAAGTTGCTGTTATCATCTTTTCTCAAACTGGCAAGCTCTTTGATTTCTCAAGCTCCAG GCTGTGGTCATCACCACCTAAGAACCAAGATGAGTTGGTCTCATTCCCCTTTGTTGATAGCCATGCCATAGAGAGTGATAAGCTGATCATGCATGTCAACCGCCG CACCAAGGATGTGATTGCAAGGTACAATTCACATATCGGTGGGGAAAAATCGGATCAACCCACGATTCATCAGCTACAG TTggagaaagaaaacaatatcAGGCTGAGGAAGGAACTTGAGGATAAGAGTTGCAAGTTGAG GCAGATGAAGGGTGTGGACCTTGAAGACTTGGATCTGGATGAACTACAGAAGTTAGAAAAATTGGTGGAAGCAAGCCTTGGCCGTGTGATTCAAACTAAG GGAGCTGAGCTGATAGAAGCTAACAACCAGCTAAGCCACAGG ATGGTGATGTATCCCAGAGGAGATATCGGACCGGAGGCCATCCTGGAGTTGGAAAACCTGAATAATATTGGAGAAGAAAGCATGACATCTGAATCAACCACAAATGTCACCACCTGCTCCAACAGCTCTCTTTCCCTTGAAGATGATTGCTCCgacatcttgtctctcaaactgGGGTGA